The proteins below are encoded in one region of Mauremys reevesii isolate NIE-2019 linkage group 15, ASM1616193v1, whole genome shotgun sequence:
- the LOC120383017 gene encoding E3 ubiquitin-protein ligase TRIM39-like, whose amino-acid sequence MNPALRCPRGVVCSSCQGPYKIPVTFKGCKHKFCRFCVIPFKGESGTATSCPLCHKAPRHEEDKPQGQPGSGADETEKVSLEVGEEPEVERECREHQAVLDLFCTEDQTPICMSCRDSQAHGAHTVVPIEEAAQEYKRKLQTAVELLKKQTEEAWELKYQEGKKTADWKAKTHYQRMCIEIEFEKLHEFLNEEEEQLLRKLRKEEKETLKKLHGNIIKLSEQCSSLQKLITVIEEKCQQPAAALLKDAKDTLTRSENIQVQEPEAVFTELKNIYNIPSIDIIDILRKFKVDVTLDPDTAHPNLILSEDRRSVTHGGTRQELPGNPERFDPYIMVLGSRRFTSGRCYWEVEVGDKVEWDVGVCRESVGRKGQVILSPSNGFWRVWLRNGDKYKALISHPTPLTVSVRPSRVGIFLDYKAGEISFYNVTDRTHLYSYSGAFYGVLRPFFSPGLNRGGGNTAPLTI is encoded by the exons ATGAACCCAGCCCTGCGCTGCCCCCGCGGGGTTGTTTGTTCGAGCTGCCAGGGCCCCTATAAGATCCCGGTGACCTTTAAAGGGTGCAAGCACAAGTTCTGCCGCTTCTGTGTCATCCCCTTCAAGGGGGAGTCGggcacagccacctcctgccccctGTGCCACAAGGCCCCTAGGCACGAAGAGGACAAGCCccaggggcagccaggcagcGGGGCAGATGAAACTGAAAAAGTCAGTCTGGAAGTGGGCGAAGAACCTGAGGTGGAGCGGGAGTGCCGGGAACATCAGGCGGTTCTGGACCTGTTCTGCACAGAGGATCAAACCCCCATCTGCATGAGCTGCAGGGACTCCCAGGCTCACGGTGCTCACACTGTGGTTCCCATtgaggaggctgcccaggagtacaag AGGAAGCTGCAGACagcagtggagctcctgaaaaaGCAGACGGAGGAAGCTTGGGAGCTGAAATACCAGGAGGGAAAGAAGACAGCTGATTGGAAG GCGAAGACGCACTATCAGAGAATGTGCATCGAGATCGAATTTGAGAAGCTGCACGAGTTCCTGAACGAGGAAGAGGAGCAGCTGCTGCGGAaactgaggaaggaggagaaagagaccCTGAAGAAGCTGCATGGGAATATAATAAAGCTCTCAGAACAGTGCTCCTCTCTGCAGAAGCTGATCACGGTGATAGAGGAGAAGTGTCAGCAACCGGCTGCCGCATTGCTGAAG GATGCGAAAGACACATTGACCAG GAGTGAAAATATTCAAGTGCAGGAACCTGAAGCTGTGTTTACTGAACTGAAGAACATATACAACATTCCTAGCATTGATATTATTGACATTCTAAGGAAATTCAAAG TGGATGTGACTCTCGACCCAGACACGGCTCACCCCAACCTCATCCTGTCTGAGGACAGGAGAAGCGTGACACACGGAGGCACGCGACAGGAGCTGCCCGGCAATCCTGAGCGATTCGATCCTTATATCATGGTGCTGGGCTCCAGGAGGTTCACGTCAGGGAGgtgttactgggaggtggaggtgggagacaaggTGGAGTGGGATGTGGGGGTGTGCAGGGAATCtgtgggcaggaaggggcaggttATATTGTCTCCTAGCAATGGATTCTGGAGAGTCTGGTTGAGGAATGGAGATAAGTACAAGGCCCTGATCTCCCACCCAACCCCACTCACTGTCAGTGTGCGGCCCAGCCGGGTAGGGATTTTCCTAGACTACAAGGCAGGCGAGATCTCATTTTACAATGTGACAGACAGGACCCATCTGTATTCATACAGCGGAGCCTTCTATGGGGTTCTGCGGCCTTTCTTCAGCCCTGGCCTCAATCGGGGAGGTGGGAACACTGCTCCGCTGACAATCTAG
- the LOC120382992 gene encoding zinc finger protein 850-like isoform X3 produces the protein MEPGEEPGPLDAEEGEIARDACTEDGMVKIKEENCLEEAESHGNLLGMLAGKVSLSSNQMKACDSQCIAEKIPGETSQGKATSTGRALRKTKNNKAHQRINTAEKPYNCLECGQSFSVSSDLAVHQTVHTDERPYKCMECEEIFNQKSILVTHQRIHTGEKPYKCPDCGKSFRQNSTLRTHEKIHRVEKPYECLQCGKSFRVRSYLLMHERTHTVDKPFKCSDCGKSFCASSDLMKHQRTHTGERPYKCPDCGKSFSDCSAFIKHKKIHVAEKPYNCTDCGKSFRVISALTVHQAIHSGERPYKCPDCGKSFILRSCLIRHQRIHTGAKPYKCPDCGKSFRLSSTLCTHRKIHTAEKPYECLKCGKRFRVSSYLLTHERIHTVDKPYKCPDCRKSFNARSYLIKHQRIHTGERPFRCLECGKSFNRRSTLITHQRIHTGEKPYKCPDCGKSFIVNSDLIVHQRLHSGERPYKCLDCAKTFRLSSHLTRHQRSHTGERPYKCLVCGENFSDCSGLIKHKRNHTGEEPYKCSECGKNFSVNSALIVHQRTHTGERPYKCLVCGKSFSDRSGLIKHKRIHTEEKPYKCPDCGKSFSDSSSLIKHQRIHTGEKLYKCLECGKSFSHSSALLKHQRIHTGERPFKCLECEKRFTDSSALRRHRRIHSEDRPYKCPDCGERFSVTSGLIRHQKIHTEERPFKCSECGKNFQSNSLLKTHQRIHTGEKPYKCPECGKSFRQSSHLIRHQKIHME, from the coding sequence ATTCGCAATGCATAGCAGAAAAAATTCCTGGAGAGACATCACAGGGTAAAGCCACTTCCACTGGCAGAGCTCTCCGGAAAACTAAAAATAACAAAGCCCATCAGAGAATTAACACTGCAGAGAAACCCTATAACTGCCTAGAGTGTGGCCAAAGCTTCAGTGTGAGCTCAGACCTTGCTGTGCATCAGACAGTCCACACTGatgagagaccctataaatgcatGGAGTGCGAGGAAATCTTCAATCAGAAATCAATCCTTGTTActcaccagagaatccacaccggagagaagcCCTATAAGTGCcccgactgtgggaaaagcttccgtcAGAACTCAACACTTAGGACACATGAGAAAATCCACAGGGTAGAGAAACCCTATGAGTGCCTacaatgtgggaaaagcttccgaGTGCGCTCCTACCTTCTTATGCACGAGAGGACCCACACTGTAGATAAACCCTTTAAATGCtccgactgtgggaaaagcttctgtgCAAGCTCTGACCTTATGaaacatcagagaacccacacaggagagagaccctataaatgccccgactgtgggaaaagcttcagtgactGCTCAGCCTTTATAAAACACAAGAAAATCCATGTGGCAGAGAAGCCCTATAACTGtactgactgtgggaaaagcttccgtGTGATTTCAGCCCTTACTGTACATCAGGCAATCCActcgggagagagaccctacaagtgccctgactgtgggaaaagcttcatccTGCGCTCATGCCTTAttcgacatcagagaatccacactggtgcTAAACCTTATAAATGCcccgactgtgggaaaagcttccgtcTGAGCTCAACCCTTTGTACTCATAGGAAAATCCATACAGCAGAGAAACCCTATGAGTGTCTCAAATGTGGGAAAAGATTCCGAGTGAGCTCTTACCTTCTTACACATGAGAGGATACACACTGTTGATAAACCTTATAAATGTCCTGACTGTAGAAAAAGCTTCAATGCGAGGTCCTACCTTATCAaacatcaaagaatccacacaggagagagaccttttagatgccttgagtgtgggaaaagcttcaatcgcagATCAACTCTTATaactcatcagagaatccacactggagagaagccCTATAAATGTcccgactgtgggaaaagcttcattgtGAACTCAGACCTCATTGTACATCAGAGACTCCACTCGggagaaagaccctataaatgccttgaCTGTGCGAAAACTTTCCGTCTAAGCTCACACCTTACTAGACATCAGAGAAGCCACACTGGTGAGCGACCCTATAAATGCCTGGTCTGTGGGGAAAACTTCAGTGACTGCTCAGGACTTATTAAACATAAGAGAAACCACACAGGAGAAGAACCTTAtaaatgctctgagtgtgggaaaaactttaGTGTGAATTCAGCCCTTATTGTACATCaaagaacccacacaggagagagaccctataaatgccttgtctgtgggaaaagtttcagtgaccGCTCAGGCCTCATTAAACACAAGAGAATACACACAGAAGAGAAACCTTATAAATGCcccgactgtgggaaaagcttcagtgacaGTTCaagccttattaaacatcagagaatccacacaggagagaaactcTATAAATGCcttgaatgtgggaaaagctttagtcacagctcagcccttttgAAACACCAAagaatccatacaggagagagaccctttaAATGCCTCGAATGTGAGAAAAggttcactgacagctcagcccttagGAGACACCGGCGAATCCACTCAGAAGACAGGCCCTATAAATGCCCCGACTGTGGGGAACGATTCAGTGTGACCTCAGGCCTTATTAGACACCAGAAAATCCACACTGAGGAGAGACCTTTTAAATgtagtgagtgcgggaaaaacttccagTCGAACTCACTTCTTAAAACACATCAGAGGATCCATACGGGAGAAAAACCCTATaaatgccctgagtgtgggaaaagcttccgtcAGAGCTCCCACCTTATAAGGCATCAGAAAATACACATGGAATAG